GGGGGCTTCAGCCAGCACTCACCATGGGTCAGGGTTTGGAGATGATTTCCTCACTCGATGCCTTCCCTTTGACCACAGAAAAGGTGCGTGCAGAGATTGAGCGCGTTCTTGGCCCTGGCTGCCTGCCTACCTTTGAGGACCGGAAAAGCATGCCCTTCACCAACGCCGTCATCCACGAGGTGCAGAGATTTGTCACCCTTCTGCCACACGTTCCTCGCTGCACCTCTGCTGACACCCATTTTAAAGGCTATTTCATCCCCAAGGTacgtgctgctctgcagcccaagAGCGGGCGGTGGCACACGGGGCAAAACACCGCGGGCAGATTTGGAGTGTGGGCTTCTGCTCTGAGCTCAGTAACAGCACAAGGTGACGTAGTCGTAGGTTAGTCAATAATTCCAGCAAAGGCAGTATGTAATAACTAGTATCACTTGATTACGTACAAGCCTAGAAATCGCTTCTCTGGAAGTTTGCTTGAAGGCCCAAAGGGTTTGTATGCCTGGATGGCCTTCAGCTGAACACAGCTGTGTTGTAGGGAACAACAGTGATTCCTCTGCTCTCCTCGGTGCTGCTGGATAAAACTCAGTGGGAGACGCCGGATGAATTCAACCCCAACCACTTCCTTGATGCAGATGGGAACTTTGTAAAGAAGAAAGCGTTCCTGCCCTTCTCCACAGGTGACAGAAGGGTTTGGGCCGGCACAGGGCTGAGTGTGCAGCCAGGCATTGGGCtgtgagctctggcagcagcagcacaggtcaGCAGTGGGGATGCTGTAGCAACATTCACTCTGGGTTTCAGTGAATTGCAAAATTCAGTCCTCAGTGAGAAGCACACCGGGCCCCAGGGTTTAAAGACACCTCTGGGATGTAGAAAACTCAAGCAGGAGTTCTGCCTTCTCTCTCCCTTAGGAAGAATGGTTTCTAGGTTGTCCCAAACCAATGCCTTGCAGGCTTGGAGTGAAGCAGCCTTGCTCAAATACGTATGGCAGACCAGTGGCAATGGCTGCTGATCATCAACCCACTACgtctgcagttctgcagcctGTTCTGTCCCTCACACTGTTGCCACTGAGTGGTAGGGAAGAGTTCTCAAGGAAACTGCCAGCCCACAAACCGCTGTGCTCTTGGCATCGCAGGGCGGAGAAACTGCATTGGAGAAAGCCTTGCCACTGTGGAGCTCTTCATCTTCTTCACGGGCTTGATGCAGAAGTTCACCTTTAAGCCTCCCCCCGGGGTGAAGGAATCTGAGCTgaacatggcagcagaggctgggTTCACCATGCGGCCATTCCCACAgtgtgcctgtgctgtgctgcacccgGAGCCCCAGCCTCAGAGTGCACAGCATCCCATGTAGCTGCTCGCTGCGGAGCCCAGCAGATGCACACAGGAGAAACCAGATCTCACTATGCAGTATTTAGCAGTAATGCCTTCTGACTCAAAGACTTTCAGTTACTGGTGCTGTGCTTAAAATGTGCTGAGCAAATGGTTTTGTACGAAGCAGAGGAGAGCTGGGCCTGAGACGAGCTGGGAATAGCACCCAACACATGACGGGGAGTGACAGAACCATCACATTCACACATTAAATGCACAGTATAAGGAAAGGTTCCCAGTTCTCAGCTTCTGAGAGAATGTTTCTCATGGGCGGTTTGTTCCTTCATTTGGAGAGCAACATTAGATACAGATTGTCTCATTCTCGCATCCGTGCTCTTCTCCCATTCCTTACTGTACCTGCTGTGATGAAGTACTCCCAGATACCTGCACCATGTCCAGTGGATGCCCTTCCTATACTTTCCAGTCTTCTGATTTTCAACCCCAATACCAAACCGTGACCTTTTAGGTTCCTGTGCTCTGAGGGATCTCATCACACCCCTTCACTACTGATGACAACAGGACTCTCGTTTCCAGCAGCTCACTTCTTCCTTGGTCTGAAATGCAGAGTAGGGACCAGAAGGATTTGACAGGTCTGCAGTGGGGGGTGGGCTGAGCCAATGCCCTTCAAAGAGTTTGCACAGGTGAACCCCATGGAAAGGGGCTGTCTGCTGTAGGATGGGAGGAGGGCAGCTCCCATTACCTGCATACCACCTGATTCTTCCAGGTTAATGGTAAATAAATAGTGCACATCTCTTTGCTCCCAGCCTCGCTCCCAGGTCAGTGCAGTTGGACTGGGGGTTCATAAAGCTGCGAGGTGTTCCCTGCACGGAGCCCTGGCTGTGGCTGACAGGGCATTCTGGCCCAGTGAGAACTGCAGTGACTCGGAGGGATCGTGGTGCCATCTCGTGGCAAAAGGGAAATAGAGATCATCTGCGTGATTGTTGCTCTGGCCAGCGTGCAAAGGGGCTGCAAATAGAGGGGCAGTGCTCGTTGCACAAGTTGCTGCTATTCTGGCACCTGGCCATCGTCCCTTGGACAGCAGAGCCCCGGGGAAACCACTGTGCTGATATGGAGGCTCTCCAGCTGAGCCATTTGTGATAGGATCAGGGCATGCAGAACCTCTCAGCCGTGGGGTACGAGTTGAACCAATTGTGTTATTGGCACTCTGGGCTCAGGTTCAACTCCATGGCgtttgcttttctgcaaagtACAAAGCTTGGTGGCAGAAACATCTGATGTAATGAAAACGTGGGAGAATTAAAACTTTATTGGGTTCCCGTAAAGGGAAAGATATAAACAATGTGATAAAGCACACGATAAGATAATGCATATGGAGAACAGCGATTCACAGGCAGCTATTTGGATGGAAAATATCCTGAGCTATACATCAACCGGATTGAGATTGCAGAATGTGATGGATGATAAGAGTGCTATGGACTGGGGCAgcagacagcaaaagaaaataacaacaactTGGTCTGATCCAAATTCTCCTTGCATGAGTGTTTGCATGCATACAAGGCTCCACTTGCAAAGAAATTGCATGGTTGGTTCCAATGGCCAAACTGTTCCAAACTGCACTGATTGCCCAGGAATTCCTGAGAGAGGGAATGCGTTTGCTCCTATTTTAACCAGGTCAGAAAAGACAGACATCCATAAAACTAGAAATGAGTCTGGTTTATTTTCCTGTATCATTAGCCTTTTATGATCACTTGCTGGTATGAATGTTAACTGCAAACTTAAAAATGTAGATCCTCTTCCATTCAGACTGTGGAGCAGTGTTGAACATGGTGGCGGCAACTCTTGGCTATCTAGACAGGCTTGCAGACTTCAAGGTGTCTTTCAAGACTGTGTTTCAAGGAGGAAGAACTTCATCCCCACAGCCCGTGGATGGGTGGTTTTGCACTTTCAGTGCTTGTCTTGGCTGCCTGCCCCAGTGGGATTTTGCTGGAAGCTCTGGCTAATGAGAGAGCTTGGCTCAAGAAGCACCTACAGCGTATTTCAGCTCCCAGTGAACGCTGGTGTGTCTTGAGTGGGAATTTTGGGagatttctgcagtgttgtGAGCCTTACTTTGGTGTTGAAGTGTGGATGTCACACCTACATGTCATGGACACACACCCCCGGGTCCTTCAGCTGCTGGGTGTCCCTCTCTGGGAGGGTCACCAGGATTGTGCTTTCTCATTGATTTGCCTGCATTCCCCACAGCAAGGGAGCAAAGAGCAGGTCAGCGACCTATGGGGAGATGTAGGGGTGGGAGTGGACAGAGACAGCGGGAGGGAAATACGACAGAGCGTGGCACGATGGCACGGGGCGATGAGCCCTAGCACAGCTAAGATGGGCCTTGGTGGTGTCCCCACCTGGCCGCCCCGCAGCAGCACTGCCTATTCGCGCAGGACGGCACAGGTCGCCTGGGGCCGAGGCCTTAATGTGAAAGTCGTTTCAGGGACGGTCAGGTCCAGGTCAGCCTCTGAAACTCCCGGCTGAGGTTGGAAAGTGAATGTCTGCAGCAGCCCGACAAAGAAGACAAACAGCTCCATCTTGGCGAGGCTTTCTCCAATGCAGTTCCTTCGCCCTGCGGATGGAAGCAGCGTGCTTACTTGACGGCAGTATCAAGCTGGAGAAGTCCTGTCACAGTGGGTTTACCAAAATGTCTCACTCCAACTCTAAATGTTGCTTTGCCAGTGCCCTACCACCCCCCCGACCACAGGGCTGTCCTTCTTCCTAGAAaggtcctttccccagctgGATCTTTGGGAGCCAGCTGTTGAGCTCGTTATCCAAATGAGAGGCAGTAATTAGCCATGAGGACCCCTCAGTGTGGCCGAGGCCTTTGGGTACCTGTGGAGAAGGGCAGGAAAGCCTCCCTCTTGACAAAATTCCCTTCAGCATCAAGGAAGTGGTTGGGGTTGAACTGGTGTGGTGTCTCCCACTGCGTCTTATCCAGCAGCACGGAGGTGAGCGATGGGATGACAATTATGCCCTGGGAGAAGACACAAGAAATAGCAAGGCCCAGGGGTGCCTGTGGTGCAGCACCAAGGGTCCTGGGTGAGGGGTGTGGGGAAGGGGCTGGGGATGAGGAGGAGCTCCTGTCTATGGTGGGTTTACCAAAACGTCTCACTCCAACTCTAAATATTGCTGTGCCAGGAAGATTCTTGGCTGGGCAGAAAGGCAGGATTTATTGCTCTgtgttgctttattttgtgaCGTGGCTTTATTTTGTGATTTGGTTTTTATTGCTTCGAGTGGGGCAGGCGGAGACCCTGAGGATTTCATCCCCTCCACCAATAGGGAGATTTTCCCAGCCGTGCCAAGCACTGAAGCCAAATGCCACGTGGCACGGTGAGGACCTGAGGCAGAGGGTCAGATCCTGAGCATTCCCAGGCAAATACTTCACTGGGCAGATGGCATCAGAGGTAAACTAGGGTCACTCTTGGAGTGTGGAAGAGCTGAGCATGAGGGCCTGAATCGAGTTCCCCTGTACTGGTCTCTCTGGGCTCAGCACAGTCATTGGAAAGGAAGGAACTCTTCTGGGGTAATTCTGGACATTTGTCCCTCTAAAGAAGCTGCCTACAGTGCCACTGGCAACAAGAGGAGTGCCGTGTGCCCCTGGGTTGGGCCGTACCCACCTTGGGAAGGAAGTATCCCCTGAAGTGGGTGTCCACAGCAGTGCAGCGGGGAACGTGGGGCAGGAGGGTGATGAACCTCTGCACTTCGTGGATCACTGCGTTTGTGAATGGCATCTTCTTGCGGTCCTCGTACGTGGCCCAGCTGCCAGCTTTGACAGTTCTTCCAATCTCCTCCTGCACCTTTTCTGGAAGGAACAAAGAACAGGGGTGTATCCCAGCGAGGAAACCAACTCCCCCTGCAGATTTGATTTTGGTAAAATATGTGTTTTTCCAGGGTCTGGAGGAAGAGGAGTCTTAAAACACCAGGAGCTCACTTTGGATCTCAGGGTATTTCATCATCAGCAGGATGGCCCACTGCAGCGTGGTGGCCGTGGTCTCTGTGCCCGCCATGACCAGGTCAAGTATGGATGCAATTAAGTTGTCATCATGGAAGAGGctgtctttcttgtttttctccttgaaaaggACAAGTGTGAGAAAGCTCTTAGAATAGTGTTAGTATTCAGCAAGTTTGGGAAATGCTCTGTAACCCAGAAGGCTGTTGGGTATGATCGTGTGTTTGAGAACAGTGTGGTAAATGGCCTGATGTCACTTCTCCTGGGCCATAGAGTCTGCACTGAACCTTCCTCCACAGTGATGGGAAGAAGACTTAATGCCTCACGTTGGCCCAGATCcagtgggaaagaagaaaagattcagAGCGTAAATACTTTGTGTGGAATGAAATCAACTGATGTGTGAAATTGCAGTCTCTACTGAAGTAAGATGCAGGGCTAGGCTCGCAGATGTACTGACCATTTATCATTCCAGTTCTTTAAGTGTATCATTCATCTTGGAGCAACAGTATCAGTGATTAATTGATTTGTTGTcatacaaagaaaagcacagtcAGCTTGCATGTGAGTTCATGCATTTTCTACTACAAACAAGGGCTTCATGTCACATTATTAGCACTGCTGTTTGGGGGATGGATTGAGAGAATGGCTTCCACATCTCAATTTTGATAGAAAAATCCCTGCAGTAAAGTACACCAACCATACAAGACTGGAATCTGATTTCAGTGCCACTAGAACAATAGCATTAATTTCAGTAGGGTTACATGATAGAACTGAAATCCAGATCCACAGCTCTTTAAGCTAGAAAAGCCAAAGGAGACATCACAAACAGCCAGCAGAGCCCAAGCAGACCCATACCTCGTGCTGCTTGAATACCAATGCATCAGTGTAGCTCCTCACACTGTTCTCATTGATATCTTCCCTGCTCGCCTTCATGTATTGCCTTATAATAGCGCGCAcatcttctattttcttcagcaaaatcttgtgagttttgaaaagaaatccaaGGAATGGGTAGAAATTGAAATactaataagaaataaaataaaaaaaaagaagcgtTAGGTGTGCAGGAGAATCAACATGCTGAAATGGCTTCTTCCTAAGGCACGACAGATGAGGTGAGTTTTGTCTGTAGTAATATCTGTGCATCCCAGGGAGTTCTGTAGGGCTCAGGCTCATTTTCACACGGATGGGCTTTGCAACCTTTTAGCCTTTATGCAGTACAACTCAATTTTAAGCTTTTTTACTGTTCAGTGGGAACTGCCCCTCCACCAGTGACAGACTGGTCAGGAAAAAATGCTAACCATTGGGACAGGTTACTTACATTCAAGTATGGAGATCCCAGAAGAACCATAACTTCATCTATGAGTCTTAGGAGAGTGAGAAATGTTGGGTCCTTATAGTCAAACCTGTCCCCAAAGAGCATGAGGAAGGTGATGTTG
This window of the Lagopus muta isolate bLagMut1 chromosome 15, bLagMut1 primary, whole genome shotgun sequence genome carries:
- the LOC125700590 gene encoding cytochrome P450 2W1-like isoform X2, giving the protein MRNLGMGKQMMEGKVCEELHFLIEKIKSFKGEPFSLRSFSIAPINITFLMLFGDRFDYKDPTFLTLLRLIDEVMVLLGSPYLNYFNFYPFLGFLFKTHKILLKKIEDVRAIIRQYMKASREDINENSVRSYTDALVFKQHEEKNKKDSLFHDDNLIASILDLVMAGTETTATTLQWAILLMMKYPEIQKKVQEEIGRTVKAGSWATYEDRKKMPFTNAVIHEVQRFITLLPHVPRCTAVDTHFRGYFLPKGIIVIPSLTSVLLDKTQWETPHQFNPNHFLDAEGNFVKREAFLPFSTGRRNCIGESLAKMELFVFFVGLLQTFTFQPQPGVSEADLDLTVPETTFTLRPRPQATCAVLRE
- the LOC125700590 gene encoding cytochrome P450 2W1-like isoform X1, which translates into the protein MAFLISFISDPVLMGLLCAAVLLAALYFSTGSKNAAFKLPPGPTPLPIIGNLHLVDIRRQDKSLMKLAEEYGPVFTLHFGFQKVVVLTGYEVVREALVNYTEEFVDRPSIPIFDQIQNGNGVFFSIGDLWRTTRRFTVSSMRNLGMGKQMMEGKVCEELHFLIEKIKSFKGEPFSLRSFSIAPINITFLMLFGDRFDYKDPTFLTLLRLIDEVMVLLGSPYLNYFNFYPFLGFLFKTHKILLKKIEDVRAIIRQYMKASREDINENSVRSYTDALVFKQHEEKNKKDSLFHDDNLIASILDLVMAGTETTATTLQWAILLMMKYPEIQKKVQEEIGRTVKAGSWATYEDRKKMPFTNAVIHEVQRFITLLPHVPRCTAVDTHFRGYFLPKGIIVIPSLTSVLLDKTQWETPHQFNPNHFLDAEGNFVKREAFLPFSTGRRNCIGESLAKMELFVFFVGLLQTFTFQPQPGVSEADLDLTVPETTFTLRPRPQATCAVLRE